The Sediminispirochaeta smaragdinae DSM 11293 genome has a segment encoding these proteins:
- a CDS encoding beta strand repeat-containing protein: MSRRDIRKPLSFLLFLLLLGGAQTGWGQSLIPSTPGNYLQVTGSAATGDNDTFMVVFFSVPDDTSGPLYFAIDDPYLSGTSPDDGTDTAGGDSWDFYLVGGSGTFSSPISRQVTFGDIGEAANGSTLEELKFDGDGGGDNGWHYFSGVSPTQGEHIGNQYYFKVVAEAPNTDKNAFRLNVSKTDSGDPTGIAGVRAFAYAWTLALLNNTGRTWELYPFVPDSATGNITAFFVDFDNQDQGSVYNKTDRTTALASNLGNAATDSYSTAVTGQTNGTWYVELTETNGFPAINTALFYAEGSSPAEAYRVYASDYFPAAPDHVSATAEDGSAISNGSDLERVLLQLVDDSGDAVPYVRNIYLSVDGSAEIEATSDEAGLLNATERVVTTDSEGFAWVDVSDTVAENVTLTVITDGTTGVASQSLTSSRLPSSGSLGVNDAPQLSFIADAYPTASSAFGTSFIEGATQAIAAITIAEAGSFPSITAADGIRITIPTSKDVTFNTTPSSLSLSVSNGGGTVSYDNSNKTAVINVDTDFGTIDSLTVSGLELTAAADSDTSFFLEFSFDGDLVAEVSDNKLIIVQDTASTYTWTGSNTTWADQTNWDSGDGTAGDDGYPGESVITDNVVIPGGLSNYPVLASAVTINDLSIGSGGELDIGSTVLTVNGDSSNDGRLILSGAAGQGTGLGSFDTDSGTIEYSGGGSVQLDNCYNIEFSSGTYTLASDLTVKGDMTISGATVEDGGQAISISGDWNLSSGTFSANSDSGGTGTVEFVGSSIASLSGDTSFYNLTVQRAGKIIKFGAGDAFTVDGTLYVVGVAGNLINLISSNPETQWTITNGGGSETVQYVEVEDSAVGGTNDIAAYYSIDGDRNDTTSPGWNFFGTAWTWTGSISSAWGDEGNWDSGDESAGNDGTPGAGDSVTIPFTSRDPQLTGAVTVDDLTIEAWVEFDLNDYDLTVSGTLTNVGTLRAEGGGSVTASLNTDSGSVEYYGTGSYSHLAFGNSYYDLTISGGGSYALGAALTVENDLTVSSGTLDASGGADLLLGGDVDFSGGTFSKGTGTFTLQAADAQSLDPNAQDLGAFLVAGSGTAVTPSGDLIVDSLTIDSGASLTIGTGISIDVGSGALTNAGTLISSGAITAGDFSSTGTFTNAAANTISASGDVVISGSFGGTSTDNTLTMSGDGTRLDASENLGNLSVDPGSGNTVSLANNALVLDGDLAINSGSLNVEGFGITVSGSFSNSDTLGFAGGESTVSLPSSPIPGTVHYYGNSNTTGLVGGNSYTDLLFENSVDATSVTWTLSADLSVSDTLTVGSSTTLSTSTAWNNVTVSGDVDVSSGTFDAGGSGTIKVGGDVSFGTLTGGSGSTLELDGSSAQAIVPNGQSFGAVSLSGSGGVTLSGTGSFQSLTIAGGESLTLGGGAVTTGLTVNGTVTNGGSLYLNSDDAGGPTSLYMADGTTIANSGVLQVVSSTGAVELSSPGTTTLTGNELDVNGESLNLGGFETAIDHTLGAGDAVTLVGDVSFSGTLTLNGTGASLTTGDNTLTTGSLTITEGTVAVSGSGDVDVGSGAVTVGASGELTFNTTGSPALISGDFTSSGTVNNSQTSLVRASGNVEIDGSFGTPANSTVEMSGASATINTVVQAGSLETSGSAG; this comes from the coding sequence ATGAGCCGAAGGGACATCCGGAAACCACTCTCATTTTTGCTGTTTCTGCTTCTTTTGGGAGGGGCGCAAACAGGCTGGGGACAAAGCCTTATCCCTTCAACTCCTGGAAACTATCTTCAGGTTACCGGCTCTGCAGCCACAGGTGACAATGATACCTTCATGGTGGTCTTTTTCTCCGTTCCCGATGATACCTCAGGCCCCCTCTACTTTGCCATCGATGATCCTTATCTTAGCGGAACAAGTCCTGACGACGGGACCGACACTGCCGGAGGGGACTCCTGGGATTTTTATCTGGTGGGGGGGAGCGGAACCTTCTCAAGCCCAATATCCAGGCAGGTAACCTTCGGAGATATAGGAGAGGCCGCGAACGGGTCCACTCTTGAAGAACTTAAGTTTGATGGAGATGGGGGAGGAGACAACGGGTGGCATTACTTTTCCGGTGTCTCTCCCACTCAGGGAGAGCATATTGGAAACCAATATTACTTTAAGGTGGTGGCGGAAGCTCCCAACACAGACAAAAATGCTTTTCGTTTAAATGTTTCAAAAACAGACAGTGGGGACCCCACTGGTATTGCCGGGGTGCGGGCCTTTGCCTATGCCTGGACCCTTGCTCTGCTTAACAACACAGGAAGAACATGGGAGCTGTACCCCTTTGTGCCGGACAGTGCGACAGGAAATATTACTGCCTTTTTCGTTGATTTTGACAATCAGGATCAAGGAAGTGTCTATAATAAAACCGATCGCACAACCGCCCTTGCTTCGAATCTTGGGAATGCTGCTACTGATTCTTATTCTACCGCTGTGACCGGACAAACCAATGGCACATGGTATGTTGAACTGACCGAAACAAATGGTTTTCCCGCTATTAATACAGCGCTCTTTTATGCCGAGGGTTCTTCACCGGCGGAAGCGTATCGCGTTTATGCCTCCGACTATTTCCCCGCAGCTCCCGACCATGTGTCTGCCACGGCCGAAGATGGTAGTGCTATTTCGAACGGCAGCGATCTGGAACGTGTTCTTCTTCAACTGGTGGATGACTCGGGTGATGCGGTTCCTTATGTACGAAATATCTACTTGTCGGTCGACGGTTCTGCAGAAATCGAGGCCACCAGTGACGAAGCAGGCCTTCTGAATGCTACCGAGCGGGTGGTCACCACCGACAGTGAAGGCTTTGCCTGGGTCGATGTGAGCGATACCGTTGCAGAAAACGTAACACTCACCGTCATTACCGACGGAACAACGGGTGTTGCCTCGCAATCGTTAACGAGTAGTCGACTCCCCTCAAGCGGAAGCTTGGGAGTAAACGATGCCCCGCAGCTTTCGTTTATTGCAGATGCATATCCAACCGCATCCTCTGCATTCGGTACCAGTTTTATCGAGGGAGCCACTCAGGCTATTGCAGCTATTACCATTGCAGAGGCCGGTTCTTTCCCTTCGATTACCGCGGCGGACGGTATTCGGATCACGATCCCGACCAGCAAGGATGTGACATTTAATACGACGCCTTCTTCTCTTAGTCTGTCGGTCTCAAATGGGGGAGGAACCGTCTCGTACGATAACAGTAATAAGACTGCAGTAATTAATGTTGACACTGATTTTGGGACTATTGATAGTCTCACCGTTTCCGGTCTTGAACTGACGGCTGCCGCCGATAGCGACACAAGCTTTTTTCTGGAATTCTCCTTTGATGGAGATCTTGTGGCCGAGGTCTCTGACAATAAGCTTATTATCGTGCAGGATACCGCCTCGACTTATACATGGACAGGTTCGAATACTACATGGGCCGATCAGACGAACTGGGATAGTGGTGACGGAACAGCGGGAGATGACGGCTATCCCGGTGAAAGCGTCATCACTGATAATGTTGTTATTCCCGGCGGCCTCTCAAACTACCCTGTTCTTGCAAGTGCCGTGACCATAAACGATCTGAGCATAGGCTCGGGCGGTGAACTTGATATCGGCTCAACTGTTCTTACCGTTAATGGTGATTCCTCCAATGATGGACGACTCATTCTGTCCGGTGCCGCAGGTCAGGGTACCGGTCTGGGTAGTTTTGATACCGATAGCGGAACCATTGAGTATTCAGGTGGAGGAAGTGTCCAGCTTGACAACTGTTATAACATCGAATTCTCCTCCGGGACCTATACCCTTGCCTCTGATCTTACCGTCAAGGGTGATATGACCATAAGCGGAGCCACCGTTGAGGACGGAGGGCAGGCAATCAGCATCAGTGGCGATTGGAATCTTTCTTCCGGTACCTTTTCCGCCAATAGTGATTCAGGCGGTACCGGAACTGTCGAGTTTGTCGGCAGTAGCATTGCTTCTCTTTCAGGAGATACCTCCTTTTATAATCTTACGGTGCAGCGGGCCGGAAAGATCATAAAGTTTGGTGCGGGCGATGCTTTTACCGTTGACGGTACGCTTTATGTGGTAGGTGTTGCCGGAAATCTCATCAACCTGATCAGTAGTAATCCCGAAACCCAATGGACCATTACCAACGGAGGCGGGAGTGAAACCGTTCAGTATGTTGAGGTCGAGGATAGTGCCGTAGGAGGTACGAACGATATCGCTGCCTATTATTCAATAGATGGCGACCGTAACGATACTACTTCTCCGGGTTGGAATTTCTTCGGGACGGCCTGGACCTGGACCGGCTCAATAAGCAGCGCCTGGGGCGATGAGGGAAATTGGGACAGTGGTGACGAAAGCGCCGGAAACGACGGGACTCCCGGAGCCGGAGACAGTGTAACAATTCCCTTTACATCGCGTGATCCTCAGCTTACCGGAGCGGTGACGGTAGATGATTTGACGATTGAGGCGTGGGTCGAGTTTGACCTTAACGACTATGATCTGACGGTTAGTGGAACGCTTACGAATGTCGGGACCCTCCGAGCCGAGGGCGGAGGGTCTGTGACCGCCAGCCTTAATACCGACAGCGGTAGCGTCGAGTATTACGGTACCGGCTCCTATTCCCACCTCGCTTTCGGTAATTCATACTACGATCTTACCATTTCCGGCGGCGGAAGCTACGCTCTTGGGGCGGCACTCACCGTTGAGAACGATCTGACGGTTTCCTCCGGAACTCTGGATGCCTCGGGAGGCGCCGATCTTCTTCTTGGCGGTGATGTTGATTTCAGCGGCGGTACATTTTCCAAAGGGACGGGAACCTTTACCCTTCAGGCGGCAGATGCCCAGAGTCTTGATCCTAACGCACAAGACCTCGGGGCTTTCCTTGTGGCCGGTAGCGGAACTGCCGTTACCCCTTCGGGAGATCTTATCGTGGATTCGCTTACCATTGATTCCGGTGCCTCTTTGACGATTGGGACGGGCATCAGCATCGATGTAGGAAGTGGTGCGCTTACCAATGCGGGAACCCTCATAAGCTCCGGGGCCATTACTGCAGGAGATTTCTCGTCTACCGGGACCTTTACCAATGCTGCGGCCAATACCATCTCTGCATCGGGCGATGTCGTCATATCAGGAAGCTTCGGTGGTACTTCAACCGACAACACCTTGACCATGAGTGGGGACGGAACAAGACTTGACGCCTCGGAAAACTTGGGGAATCTGAGCGTCGATCCCGGTAGTGGCAACACCGTTTCCCTTGCAAATAACGCCCTTGTTCTCGACGGTGATCTTGCCATTAACAGCGGAAGCCTTAATGTGGAGGGCTTTGGAATCACGGTCTCAGGCTCTTTTTCCAATTCCGATACCCTCGGCTTTGCCGGTGGAGAGAGTACGGTATCCCTTCCTTCGTCACCGATACCCGGTACGGTGCATTACTATGGCAACAGCAACACCACTGGCTTGGTAGGAGGCAATTCCTATACCGATCTGCTATTCGAGAACAGTGTTGATGCAACTTCTGTTACCTGGACGCTTTCAGCCGATCTTTCCGTATCCGACACGCTAACAGTTGGCTCGTCTACCACCCTTTCCACTTCCACTGCGTGGAACAACGTAACGGTGAGTGGAGATGTGGATGTAAGTAGCGGAACGTTTGATGCCGGAGGATCCGGGACGATTAAGGTGGGAGGAGATGTCAGCTTCGGAACGCTGACTGGCGGATCGGGATCGACGCTGGAGCTTGACGGAAGCAGTGCCCAGGCTATCGTGCCGAACGGACAGAGCTTTGGAGCGGTAAGCTTAAGCGGGAGCGGAGGAGTGACGCTGAGCGGGACCGGGAGTTTTCAGTCGCTGACGATAGCAGGAGGAGAGAGCCTGACCCTGGGAGGAGGGGCGGTAACGACGGGGCTGACGGTGAACGGAACCGTGACGAACGGGGGAAGCCTCTACCTGAACAGCGACGATGCCGGAGGACCGACGAGTCTGTATATGGCGGACGGGACAACGATAGCGAACAGCGGAGTATTGCAGGTGGTATCATCCACAGGGGCGGTAGAGCTGTCGAGCCCGGGAACGACGACACTGACGGGAAACGAGCTTGATGTAAACGGAGAAAGCCTGAACCTGGGGGGATTTGAAACGGCGATAGATCATACCCTTGGGGCGGGAGATGCGGTAACACTGGTGGGAGATGTAAGCTTCAGCGGAACGCTGACCCTGAATGGGACGGGAGCATCGCTGACGACGGGAGACAATACACTAACGACGGGAAGCCTGACAATAACGGAAGGGACGGTAGCGGTAAGCGGGAGCGGGGACGTTGATGTGGGAAGCGGGGCGGTGACGGTCGGAGCCAGCGGAGAGCTGACCTTCAATACGACGGGAAGTCCTGCGCTTATAAGTGGAGACTTTACAAGCAGTGGAACGGTGAACAACAGCCAGACATCCTTGGTGAGGGCGTCCGGGAATGTGGAGATAGATGGAAGTTTTGGAACGCCTGCGAACTCGACGGTAGAGATGAGCGGTGCGAGTGCGACGATCAACACGGTGGTGCAGGCGGGAAGCCTTGAGACAAGCGGAAGTGCGGGGTGA